The Thermocrinis ruber genome has a window encoding:
- the cutA gene encoding divalent-cation tolerance protein CutA, whose protein sequence is MDWKHVVVLITIPTDKGLELADYIVKNKLGACVNVVPEVNSIYWWKGNIERDKESLLMIKTSLQKLEELIKEVKSVHPYTVPEIIALPILGGNEDYLRWIDDSLGL, encoded by the coding sequence ATGGACTGGAAACATGTAGTGGTCTTGATAACAATTCCTACGGATAAAGGCTTAGAACTCGCAGACTACATTGTGAAAAATAAGCTGGGTGCCTGTGTCAATGTGGTGCCGGAGGTAAATTCCATCTACTGGTGGAAGGGAAACATTGAAAGGGACAAAGAGAGCCTGCTGATGATAAAAACTTCTCTCCAAAAGTTGGAAGAGCTTATAAAAGAAGTAAAGAGTGTCCATCCCTACACGGTTCCCGAGATCATAGCCCTCCCCATTCTGGGAGGAAACGAAGATTACCTTAGATGGATAGACGATAGCCTTGGGCTATAG
- a CDS encoding prephenate dehydrogenase, producing MFKRVAIVGVGFMGGSFSLAVKSRLGCSTFGMDINPEAIKRGKELGVIDEGSTQMLALRDFEPDLVVLAVPVGAFEQVARGLKEVLDEKVLITDLGSVKGRLVYMMEDFFGGYFVGGHPIAGTEKSGVQYSNPELFKNKRVVLTPTQRTDRLALQKVKFMWERLDAFVEFMDPFVHDVVFGAVSHLPHAVAFALMDAMEKLSKKTNIDLFLYPGGGFKDFTRIAASDPVMWRDIFLENRENLLWAIEEFIQSLEKLKGLIENEKKEELIEYLQRAREHRLRID from the coding sequence ATGTTTAAGAGAGTTGCCATCGTGGGCGTGGGCTTTATGGGAGGTTCCTTTTCCCTCGCGGTGAAATCCCGCCTTGGCTGTTCAACCTTTGGCATGGACATAAACCCCGAGGCAATAAAAAGGGGAAAGGAGCTTGGAGTGATAGATGAGGGTTCCACTCAAATGTTAGCCCTAAGAGACTTTGAGCCAGATCTTGTGGTGCTGGCGGTACCCGTGGGAGCCTTTGAACAGGTTGCCAGAGGACTAAAAGAGGTGCTTGATGAGAAAGTCCTAATCACAGACCTTGGTAGTGTGAAGGGCAGGCTCGTGTATATGATGGAGGATTTCTTTGGTGGGTATTTTGTGGGAGGGCATCCTATAGCGGGCACAGAAAAGTCCGGCGTCCAATACAGCAACCCAGAGCTCTTTAAAAACAAAAGGGTAGTTTTAACACCCACACAGAGAACGGACCGGTTAGCCCTCCAAAAGGTCAAGTTCATGTGGGAAAGGCTTGACGCCTTTGTAGAATTCATGGATCCCTTTGTTCATGATGTGGTTTTTGGTGCGGTTTCCCATCTTCCTCACGCAGTAGCCTTTGCCCTTATGGACGCCATGGAAAAGCTAAGCAAAAAAACAAACATAGACCTTTTTCTATACCCCGGCGGTGGCTTTAAGGACTTTACCCGTATTGCCGCCTCGGACCCTGTAATGTGGAGGGACATATTTTTGGAAAACAGGGAGAACCTGCTTTGGGCAATAGAGGAGTTTATCCAATCCTTGGAGAAACTAAAAGGGCTTATAGAGAACGAAAAGAAGGAAGAACTCATAGAATATCTCCAGCGTGCCCGGGAACACAGGCTAAGAATAGACTAA
- a CDS encoding ribonucleotide-diphosphate reductase subunit beta: protein MERVLIFNPEGDREPSKRKIVFGNPTNIMELNNVKYQWAFDLYKTMGFTNFWIPEEIPMLEDKKQYERLLSEHERRAYELVISFLIALDSYQVNMLKEFARYLTAPELVMAITSQEFQEALHSYSYQFILESVVEPTKADEIYNYWRQDEKLMERNKVVAEVYNEFIKNPTEENFIKAVFGNYVLESLYFYSGFAFFYTLGRQGKMLNTVQQIKYINRDELTHVTLFRNIINTLKEEQPDLFTPEINKWVYEFFKFATEKEIEWGKYVTNNQILGLNDKLIERYIKYLANLRLTQIGYEPLYPEVTENPMKWIDQFRTINDTKTDFFQAKPQTYAKRSELKW, encoded by the coding sequence ATGGAAAGGGTACTTATTTTCAACCCAGAGGGAGACAGAGAGCCAAGCAAGAGAAAGATAGTCTTTGGTAACCCCACCAACATTATGGAACTTAACAACGTCAAATATCAGTGGGCTTTTGACCTATACAAGACTATGGGCTTTACCAACTTTTGGATCCCGGAAGAAATTCCGATGCTAGAGGACAAAAAGCAGTATGAGAGGCTTTTGTCCGAGCATGAGCGGAGAGCCTACGAGCTTGTTATCAGCTTTTTGATAGCCTTGGATTCCTATCAGGTTAATATGCTAAAGGAGTTTGCCCGGTATTTGACTGCACCGGAGTTGGTTATGGCAATTACCTCTCAGGAGTTCCAAGAGGCACTGCACTCTTACTCTTACCAGTTCATCCTTGAGAGCGTCGTGGAGCCTACCAAGGCGGACGAAATCTACAACTACTGGCGTCAGGACGAAAAGCTTATGGAAAGAAACAAGGTAGTAGCTGAAGTTTACAACGAGTTTATAAAAAATCCCACCGAGGAGAACTTTATAAAGGCTGTCTTTGGAAACTATGTCTTGGAGAGCCTGTACTTTTATTCGGGCTTTGCCTTCTTTTACACCCTTGGCAGGCAGGGGAAGATGCTAAACACCGTCCAGCAGATCAAATACATCAACAGGGATGAGCTGACTCACGTGACGCTCTTTAGGAACATAATAAATACCCTCAAGGAGGAACAGCCTGACCTATTTACACCCGAGATCAACAAGTGGGTCTATGAGTTTTTCAAGTTTGCCACCGAAAAGGAAATAGAATGGGGCAAGTATGTTACCAACAACCAAATCCTTGGGCTAAACGACAAGCTCATTGAAAGGTATATAAAGTATCTTGCCAACCTCAGGCTCACTCAGATAGGCTATGAGCCCCTTTATCCGGAGGTTACAGAAAACCCCATGAAGTGGATAGACCAGTTCAGGACCATAAACGATACAAAAACAGACTTCTTCCAAGCAAAGCCTCAAACCTACGCCAAAAGAAGCGAACTAAAGTGGTAA
- a CDS encoding twin-arginine translocase TatA/TatE family subunit — protein sequence MDFPELILILLVALIVLGPEKTIELAGKLGELLRKVRETWDELRYQMYLEEINRKVMEESKNLEEEAKTEEVLEETMKLTEESNSLEEETKTEEVLEDGSRTSQDAADGTSEGTKTKAD from the coding sequence ATGGACTTTCCTGAGTTAATTCTGATCCTTTTGGTAGCTTTGATTGTCTTGGGACCAGAAAAGACCATAGAACTGGCGGGAAAGCTGGGAGAACTGCTCAGAAAGGTAAGGGAAACTTGGGATGAGCTCAGATATCAGATGTATTTAGAGGAGATTAACAGAAAGGTTATGGAAGAATCCAAAAACTTAGAAGAGGAGGCTAAAACTGAAGAAGTGTTAGAGGAAACCATGAAGCTTACAGAAGAGTCCAATAGCTTGGAGGAAGAGACTAAAACTGAAGAGGTGTTAGAGGATGGGTCAAGAACTTCCCAAGATGCCGCTGACGGAACATCTGAGGGAACTAAGACAAAGGCTGATTAA
- a CDS encoding acetoin utilization protein AcuC, giving the protein MVKHSAKLIASYSYRKLRYTPNHPLRIPRVSLLLEFLKAMELLEDGEWVESRPAQWEELTLFHEEEYLLALQRADQEGRVSKEVRERFHIGTIENPVSPAMWKGSLLATGSSVQAVQLFLEGNLAFNPAGGMHHAYPSRANGFCFINDPAVAINYLKQKGYRKILYIDLDAHHCDGVQDGFYEDDEVFVLSLHQSPEYAFPFNRGFLEERGRGKGKGYNLNIPLPKGINDSEFLYALEKAIDIVKDIFEPEVYVLQLGTDTLKEDYLSKFELSNWGFLRAFRLVKDAFGEGIYLGGGGYHPIALARAWALIWCELSQREIPKFLTPKAKEVLLKVDFEEFEEEDKSYMFERLLDEPREGEVRQEVKDILEKARALVYS; this is encoded by the coding sequence GTGGTAAAGCACTCTGCCAAGCTCATTGCCAGCTACTCTTATAGAAAGCTAAGATACACTCCAAACCATCCCCTTAGGATCCCCAGAGTCAGCCTTCTTTTGGAGTTTTTGAAGGCTATGGAGCTTTTGGAAGATGGGGAATGGGTGGAGAGTAGACCCGCCCAGTGGGAGGAACTCACGCTCTTTCACGAAGAGGAATATCTTTTAGCCCTCCAGAGGGCAGACCAGGAGGGTAGGGTGAGTAAAGAAGTAAGGGAGAGATTCCATATTGGAACCATTGAAAACCCAGTTTCTCCCGCCATGTGGAAGGGTTCTTTGCTTGCCACTGGTTCTTCGGTGCAGGCGGTCCAGCTCTTTTTGGAGGGCAATTTAGCCTTCAACCCGGCGGGTGGTATGCATCACGCCTACCCAAGCAGGGCCAATGGCTTTTGCTTTATCAACGATCCGGCAGTGGCAATAAACTACCTAAAACAGAAAGGCTACCGCAAAATCCTTTACATAGACTTAGATGCCCATCACTGCGATGGTGTGCAGGATGGCTTTTACGAGGATGACGAGGTTTTTGTCCTTTCCCTTCATCAGTCTCCTGAGTATGCCTTTCCTTTTAACAGGGGCTTTTTGGAGGAAAGAGGCAGAGGCAAAGGAAAGGGCTACAATCTGAACATCCCACTGCCCAAAGGCATCAACGACAGTGAGTTTTTGTACGCTTTAGAAAAAGCCATTGATATAGTAAAGGATATCTTTGAACCGGAGGTATACGTGCTCCAGCTGGGGACAGATACCCTCAAAGAGGACTATCTTTCAAAGTTTGAGCTCTCCAACTGGGGGTTTTTGAGGGCTTTTAGGTTGGTAAAAGACGCTTTTGGAGAGGGCATTTATTTAGGTGGGGGTGGCTATCATCCCATAGCCTTGGCGAGGGCTTGGGCACTGATCTGGTGCGAGCTCTCCCAAAGGGAAATTCCAAAGTTTTTAACTCCAAAGGCAAAGGAGGTGCTTTTAAAGGTGGATTTTGAAGAGTTTGAAGAAGAGGACAAAAGCTACATGTTTGAAAGGCTCTTGGATGAGCCAAGGGAAGGAGAAGTGAGGCAGGAAGTAAAAGATATTCTTGAGAAAGCAAGGGCTTTAGTCTATTCTTAG
- a CDS encoding chromosomal replication initiator protein DnaA has translation MEGGSFLNLIESLDKFAVGIFRQFLIREDTDKILILTPNEEYKRWAIAYLSTRLKGFGKKVVVECEGERKEQKEIESPKDNLLDKYTFENFVVGPSNELAYKVCLEVTKNPGKLFNPLFIYGRSGLGKTHLLHAIGNQLKARYRVLYIPLMDFSDSMVKAFKENRVEEFRERFFNLDVLLLDDVQFLVGKERTQIELFRIYEKLQAEEKQIVLVSDRHPRDLKDVSERLVSRFESGLIIEIGLDEETKRRIIKQKLILYGLPLDQETIDYVFENTGYNVREIEGFVKTLKVSGIKRLPKSEELDKEKKVQLIINTVAKGFKLNPELLKKDTKERRMINARHIAMFLCKTILNLPYSQIGEFFGKKDHTAVMYAVKKVEQRCREDRKFMYMVSFFEKSIRKSLGL, from the coding sequence ATGGAAGGGGGTAGCTTCTTAAATCTCATAGAGAGCTTAGACAAGTTCGCAGTTGGAATCTTCAGACAGTTTCTAATAAGGGAGGATACAGATAAGATACTGATTCTGACTCCAAACGAAGAATACAAAAGGTGGGCTATTGCCTACCTTAGCACCCGCCTTAAGGGCTTTGGCAAAAAGGTAGTGGTAGAGTGCGAAGGAGAAAGAAAAGAGCAAAAGGAAATAGAAAGCCCAAAGGACAACCTCTTAGATAAATACACCTTTGAAAACTTTGTGGTAGGACCGTCCAACGAGCTCGCTTATAAGGTGTGCCTTGAGGTGACAAAAAACCCGGGCAAGCTTTTTAATCCTCTCTTCATATACGGAAGGTCTGGTCTTGGAAAAACCCACCTTTTGCACGCCATTGGCAACCAGCTCAAAGCCCGGTATAGGGTGCTTTACATCCCCCTCATGGACTTCTCGGACAGCATGGTCAAGGCTTTCAAAGAAAACAGGGTGGAGGAGTTCAGGGAGAGGTTCTTTAATTTGGATGTTTTACTCTTGGACGATGTGCAATTTTTGGTAGGCAAAGAGAGAACCCAAATTGAGCTCTTTAGAATTTACGAAAAGCTTCAGGCGGAGGAAAAGCAGATCGTCTTGGTTAGCGACAGGCATCCCAGAGACCTGAAGGATGTTTCAGAGAGGCTCGTCAGCCGGTTCGAAAGTGGTTTGATCATAGAGATCGGTTTGGACGAGGAGACCAAAAGACGTATCATAAAACAAAAACTGATCCTTTACGGACTGCCCTTAGACCAAGAGACCATAGACTATGTCTTTGAAAACACCGGCTACAACGTTAGGGAGATAGAGGGCTTTGTGAAAACCTTAAAGGTAAGTGGTATAAAAAGGCTTCCAAAGTCTGAGGAGTTAGACAAAGAAAAAAAGGTTCAGTTGATAATCAACACGGTGGCAAAGGGCTTTAAGCTAAACCCAGAGCTATTAAAAAAGGATACCAAAGAGAGAAGGATGATAAACGCCAGACATATAGCCATGTTTCTGTGTAAAACCATTCTAAACCTACCCTACTCTCAGATTGGTGAGTTCTTTGGCAAAAAGGACCACACCGCAGTTATGTACGCGGTAAAAAAGGTGGAGCAAAGATGCAGGGAGGACAGGAAGTTTATGTACATGGTCTCCTTTTTTGAAAAGAGCATCAGAAAAAGCTTGGGCTTATAA
- the tatC gene encoding twin-arginine translocase subunit TatC, which yields MPLTEHLRELRQRLIKSVVAFLVATGAAFYLAQYIFEVLKEPVKRAYPQVQLITLSPTEPLFILIKISVVFGFILSSPVILYQLWKFVEPALYPHEKRLVIPITLFSIILFLLGVSFAYFLVMPIALKFLIGIGFSQLQATPYLSVNLYVSFLLKMIVGFGLAFQLPIVLYLLQRAGIVSEQQLKAFRKYFIVIAFVIGAFIAPDATTQVLMAIPLILLYEISLIFGKLGRRKKETSIEQVKENV from the coding sequence ATGCCGCTGACGGAACATCTGAGGGAACTAAGACAAAGGCTGATTAAGTCCGTTGTAGCCTTTTTGGTTGCCACTGGCGCAGCCTTCTACTTAGCCCAGTATATTTTTGAAGTGCTAAAGGAGCCTGTAAAGAGGGCCTACCCTCAGGTCCAGCTCATAACCCTTTCCCCCACAGAGCCTCTCTTCATACTCATAAAGATTTCGGTGGTTTTTGGCTTTATTCTCTCCTCTCCTGTTATCCTCTATCAGCTTTGGAAGTTTGTGGAGCCAGCCCTTTATCCTCATGAGAAAAGGTTGGTGATCCCTATAACCCTCTTTTCTATCATACTCTTTCTTTTGGGTGTAAGCTTTGCCTACTTTTTGGTGATGCCCATAGCCCTAAAGTTTTTAATAGGCATAGGCTTTTCCCAATTGCAGGCTACTCCCTACCTTTCGGTAAATCTTTATGTGTCCTTCTTGCTAAAGATGATCGTGGGCTTTGGTTTGGCTTTTCAGTTGCCAATTGTTCTGTACCTTTTGCAGAGGGCGGGCATAGTTTCCGAACAGCAATTAAAAGCCTTCAGAAAATACTTTATAGTCATAGCCTTTGTGATAGGCGCCTTTATAGCTCCAGATGCCACCACCCAAGTGCTTATGGCTATACCCCTCATATTGCTTTATGAAATTTCTCTCATCTTTGGGAAGCTGGGGAGGAGAAAAAAGGAAACCTCCATAGAGCAGGTAAAGGAGAATGTTTAA